One part of the Eubalaena glacialis isolate mEubGla1 chromosome 19, mEubGla1.1.hap2.+ XY, whole genome shotgun sequence genome encodes these proteins:
- the PAFAH1B1 gene encoding platelet-activating factor acetylhydrolase IB subunit beta isoform X2: protein MELESKLNEAKEEFTSGGPLGQKRDPKEWIPRPPEKYALSGHRSPVTRVIFHPVFSVMVSASEDATIKVWDYETGDFERTLKGHTDSVQDISFDHSGKLLASCSADMTIKLWDFQGFECIRTMHGHDHNVSSVAIMPNGDHIVSASRDKTIKMWEVQTGYCVKTFTGHREWVRMVRPNQDGTLIASCSNDQTVRVWVVATKECKAELREHEHVVECISWAPESSYSCISEATGSETKKSGKPGPFLLSGSRDKTIKMWDVSTGMCLMTLVGHDNWVRGVLFHSGGKFILSCADDKTLRVWDYKNKRCMKTLNAHEHFVTSLDFHKTAPYVVTGSVDQTVKVWECR from the exons ATGGAATTAGAATCAAAGCTAAATGAAGCAAAAGAAGAATTTACGTCGGGTGGACCTCTTGGTCAAAAAAGAGACCCAAAAGAATGGATTCCCCGTCCACCAGAAAAATATGCATTGAGTGGTCATAGGAGTCCAGTCACTCGAgtcattttccatcctgtgttCAGTGTTATGGTCTCTGCTTCAGAGGATGCTACAATTAAG GTGTGGGATTATGAGACTGGAGATTTTGAACGAACTCTTAAGGGGCATACAGACTCTGTACAGGATATTTCATTCGACCATAGTGGCAAGCTTCTGGCTTCATGTTCTGCGGATATGACCATTAAACTATGGGATTTTCAGGGCTTCGAATGCATCAGAACCATGCATG gCCATGACCACAATGTTTCTTCAGTAGCCATCATGCCCAATGGAGATCATATAGTATCCGCCTCAAgggataaaactataaaaatgtggGAAGTGCAAACTGG CTACTGTGTGAAGACATTCACAGGACACAGAGAATGGGTACGTATGGTGCGGCCAAATCAAGATGGCACTCTGATAGCCAGCTGTTCCAACGACCAGACTGTGCGCGTGTGGGTCGTAGCAACAAAGGAATGCAAGGCTGAGCTTCGAGAACATGAGCATGTGGTAGAATGCATTTCCTGGGCTCCAGAAAGCTCCTATTCTTGCATCTCTGAAGCAACAGGATCTGAG ACTAAAAAAAGTGGCAAGCCTGGACCATTCTTACTGTCTGGATCCAGAGACAAGACTATCAAGATGTGGGACGTCAGTACTGGCATGTGCCTTATGACCCTT gtggGTCATGATAACTGGGTACGTGGAGTTCTGTTCCATTCTGGGGGGAAGTTTATCTTGAGTTGCGCTGATGACAAGACCCTGCGTGTGTGGGATTACAAGAACAAGCGATGCATGAAGACCCTCAATGCGCATGAACACTTTGTTACCTCCTTGG atttccaTAAGACGGCACCATATGTGGTTACTGGCAGTGTAGATCAAACAGTAAAGGTGTGGGAGTGCCGTTGA
- the PAFAH1B1 gene encoding platelet-activating factor acetylhydrolase IB subunit beta isoform X1: MVLSQRQRDELNRAIADYLRSNGYEEAYSVFKKEAELDMNEELDKKYAGLLEKKWTSVIRLQKKVMELESKLNEAKEEFTSGGPLGQKRDPKEWIPRPPEKYALSGHRSPVTRVIFHPVFSVMVSASEDATIKVWDYETGDFERTLKGHTDSVQDISFDHSGKLLASCSADMTIKLWDFQGFECIRTMHGHDHNVSSVAIMPNGDHIVSASRDKTIKMWEVQTGYCVKTFTGHREWVRMVRPNQDGTLIASCSNDQTVRVWVVATKECKAELREHEHVVECISWAPESSYSCISEATGSETKKSGKPGPFLLSGSRDKTIKMWDVSTGMCLMTLVGHDNWVRGVLFHSGGKFILSCADDKTLRVWDYKNKRCMKTLNAHEHFVTSLDFHKTAPYVVTGSVDQTVKVWECR; encoded by the exons aaatcgAGCTATAGCAGATTATCTTCGTTCAAATGGCTATGAAGAAgcatattcagtttttaaaaaggaagctgAATTAGATATG aatgAAGAATTAGATAAGAAATATGCtggtcttttggaaaaaaaatggacatctGTTATTAGATTACAAAAGAAG GTTATGGAATTAGAATCAAAGCTAAATGAAGCAAAAGAAGAATTTACGTCGGGTGGACCTCTTGGTCAAAAAAGAGACCCAAAAGAATGGATTCCCCGTCCACCAGAAAAATATGCATTGAGTGGTCATAGGAGTCCAGTCACTCGAgtcattttccatcctgtgttCAGTGTTATGGTCTCTGCTTCAGAGGATGCTACAATTAAG GTGTGGGATTATGAGACTGGAGATTTTGAACGAACTCTTAAGGGGCATACAGACTCTGTACAGGATATTTCATTCGACCATAGTGGCAAGCTTCTGGCTTCATGTTCTGCGGATATGACCATTAAACTATGGGATTTTCAGGGCTTCGAATGCATCAGAACCATGCATG gCCATGACCACAATGTTTCTTCAGTAGCCATCATGCCCAATGGAGATCATATAGTATCCGCCTCAAgggataaaactataaaaatgtggGAAGTGCAAACTGG CTACTGTGTGAAGACATTCACAGGACACAGAGAATGGGTACGTATGGTGCGGCCAAATCAAGATGGCACTCTGATAGCCAGCTGTTCCAACGACCAGACTGTGCGCGTGTGGGTCGTAGCAACAAAGGAATGCAAGGCTGAGCTTCGAGAACATGAGCATGTGGTAGAATGCATTTCCTGGGCTCCAGAAAGCTCCTATTCTTGCATCTCTGAAGCAACAGGATCTGAG ACTAAAAAAAGTGGCAAGCCTGGACCATTCTTACTGTCTGGATCCAGAGACAAGACTATCAAGATGTGGGACGTCAGTACTGGCATGTGCCTTATGACCCTT gtggGTCATGATAACTGGGTACGTGGAGTTCTGTTCCATTCTGGGGGGAAGTTTATCTTGAGTTGCGCTGATGACAAGACCCTGCGTGTGTGGGATTACAAGAACAAGCGATGCATGAAGACCCTCAATGCGCATGAACACTTTGTTACCTCCTTGG atttccaTAAGACGGCACCATATGTGGTTACTGGCAGTGTAGATCAAACAGTAAAGGTGTGGGAGTGCCGTTGA